The uncultured Methanolobus sp. sequence GGAGTATTGTGGGATTATGAGCAAACATGAAAACCCGTGGATTGATGTTGAAGGCGAGGACATTCCGGCGACAATCACACTTGATCCGGTTATCTTCAGGTACACATCACCCAATGCCCATATTCTTGATGTTGCATGTGCCACTGGAAATGTGAGCATTGAGCTGGCTTCACATGGCTTTCCGGTCACAAGCATCGACATTAACCACGATGCTCTGGAGATGACTGCAAGAGCTGCCATAAAAAATGAAATCCTGATAACTCCTGCATTTGCAAGGGCCACAGCCGTTGCTCTTCCATTTGCAGACGAAAGTTTTGATGTTGTTATAATGCAGGCTTTCCTCACGGTTGTAGTTTCAAAAGAAGACCGCTCAAAAATCGTCCGTGAAGCCTGTCGTGTCCTTAAACCGGATGGTTATCTCTATATTGCTGATTTCGGACAGACGTGGCATTCTGAAATATATCGTAAACGTTACCTCAGGGATCTGCCCGTGACAAAGGAAGAGGGTTCATTTTTAGTCTATGATGAGAAGACCGGGGAACTTGCTTATACTGCTCATCATTTTACTGAGAAAGAACTGGTGTACTTGTTGATTGAGAATGGGTTTGAGGTTGAGTTTTTCAAAAGGGATACTTTTGTGACAAGGACTGGAAATCGGGTTAATGGGTTTGTTGTGGTTGGGAAAAAGAGAAAGAAGATAAGAAACCAATAAAATCAATAATAACTGGAAGGAATTGAATACCAATAATCAGGTGCATCTCCTGTGCCTGAACTTACATCAATGATGTATTCATTGTTATAATAATACCAGAGATCTACCACAGAGTAGTTTTCATCCCGGAAGTAATCGAAGTCAATGTCTTCGTAATTTTCTGGATAGACCACTTCCTCAAGGTCATCGTCATAGTG is a genomic window containing:
- a CDS encoding class I SAM-dependent methyltransferase, with the protein product MSKHENPWIDVEGEDIPATITLDPVIFRYTSPNAHILDVACATGNVSIELASHGFPVTSIDINHDALEMTARAAIKNEILITPAFARATAVALPFADESFDVVIMQAFLTVVVSKEDRSKIVREACRVLKPDGYLYIADFGQTWHSEIYRKRYLRDLPVTKEEGSFLVYDEKTGELAYTAHHFTEKELVYLLIENGFEVEFFKRDTFVTRTGNRVNGFVVVGKKRKKIRNQ